A section of the Kribbella sp. HUAS MG21 genome encodes:
- a CDS encoding response regulator transcription factor, translating to MDEPVRVLLADDHPVYRDGLAALLGSLDGVEVVGTAADGVEAVDRARELQPDVVVMDVQMPRLDGIEATRAITADSPHIGVVVLTMAEADQTLFAAMRAGARGYLLKGANQGEIVRAITAVAGGEAIFGPAIARRVAEFFAAAPTAAPGSPFPQLTAREHEILALVAAGRSNAQIATELYLSPKTVRNNVSNIFSKLHVADRAEAIIRAREAGLGR from the coding sequence GTGGATGAGCCTGTGCGGGTGCTGCTCGCCGACGACCACCCCGTCTATCGCGACGGGCTCGCCGCGCTGCTCGGTTCGCTGGACGGCGTGGAGGTCGTGGGTACGGCGGCCGACGGTGTGGAGGCGGTCGATCGGGCCAGAGAACTGCAGCCGGACGTCGTGGTGATGGACGTGCAGATGCCCCGGCTGGACGGGATCGAGGCCACCCGCGCGATCACCGCAGACAGCCCGCACATCGGGGTCGTCGTACTCACGATGGCCGAGGCGGACCAGACGCTGTTCGCCGCGATGCGGGCCGGTGCCCGGGGCTACCTGTTGAAGGGCGCGAACCAGGGCGAGATTGTACGCGCGATCACCGCGGTTGCCGGCGGCGAGGCGATCTTCGGGCCGGCGATCGCGCGCCGGGTGGCGGAGTTCTTCGCGGCCGCGCCGACCGCCGCTCCGGGCAGCCCGTTCCCGCAGCTCACCGCCCGCGAACACGAGATCCTCGCGCTGGTGGCCGCGGGCCGGTCCAACGCGCAGATCGCCACCGAGCTGTACCTGTCGCCGAAGACCGTCCGCAACAACGTCTCGAACATCTTCAGCAAGCTCCACGTCGCCGACCGCGCCGAAGCGATCATCCGCGCCCGCGAGGCAGGCCTCGGCCGCTGA
- a CDS encoding ABATE domain-containing protein, whose translation MIAEPPLPPAPGADAHLALDFANTAIALPGGQYVDLLGTPPAVNHWLTAHDLAPANADVQEMCATQLRALREHVRSLFAARIAGAPALPAAVDAVNSALTSVPSAALLRWDDTTGPYRATPCPTNQILEHALATISASAADLLTSPEAEALTACDATPCNRFLIRHGRRHWCSTRCGDRVRAARAYARRTQSAAG comes from the coding sequence ATGATCGCCGAGCCACCGTTGCCGCCCGCCCCTGGCGCCGACGCGCACCTCGCGCTGGACTTCGCGAACACCGCGATCGCACTCCCCGGCGGTCAGTACGTCGACCTGCTCGGTACGCCGCCCGCGGTCAACCACTGGCTGACTGCGCACGACCTCGCGCCCGCGAACGCCGACGTCCAAGAGATGTGCGCGACCCAGCTCCGCGCGCTCCGCGAGCACGTCCGCTCGCTGTTCGCCGCCCGGATCGCGGGGGCGCCCGCCCTGCCCGCGGCCGTGGACGCCGTCAACAGCGCGCTGACCAGTGTCCCGTCCGCGGCGCTCCTGCGCTGGGACGACACCACCGGCCCGTACCGCGCGACGCCCTGCCCGACCAACCAGATCCTCGAGCACGCGTTGGCCACCATCTCCGCCAGCGCCGCCGACCTCCTCACCAGCCCCGAGGCCGAGGCCCTGACCGCGTGCGACGCCACGCCGTGCAACCGCTTCCTCATCCGCCACGGCCGCCGGCACTGGTGCTCCACCCGCTGCGGCGACCGCGTCCGCGCCGCCCGCGCGTACGCCCGCCGTACCCAATCCGCCGCAGGCTGA